In Oryza brachyantha chromosome 2, ObraRS2, whole genome shotgun sequence, a single window of DNA contains:
- the LOC102720120 gene encoding uncharacterized protein LOC102720120 — MEEEDDDFTFPAAAAALPRSCQEDGLGLGLLWPRLPSAASTAATAAALWPFSSNSSSSSSGTAEEEDAPAASGGSSGRVAARRGEVGEGEEERMDMLWEHERAAAGEERMDLLWEDFNDELLLQLRRLQRAGSGGAAGTGAPSLADNDGRHSPPPADEEETSSSPGGGLYGCAPTMLRASSRAGAVGQFYGGRGRGGGRSRATGWELLLRLFRKLFAVDKSSPPPCQHHHRRRHGSIYVP; from the coding sequence atggaggaggaggacgacgacttCACGtttccggcggcggcggcagcgctgCCACGGAGCTGCCAGGAGGacggcctcggcctcggcctcctctGGCCGCGGCTTcccagcgccgcctccactgctgctactgctgctgctctctgGCCATTCTCGTCTAattcctcgtcgtcgtcgtccggcacggcggaggaggaggacgcgccAGCGGCGTCGGGCGGGAGCAGCGGTCGTGtggcggcacggcgcggcgaggtgggggagggggaggaggagcggatGGACATGCTGTGGGAGCACGagcgcgcggccgccggcgaggagaggATGGACCTGCTGTGGGAGGACTTCAACGACGAGCTCCTCCTGCAGCTGCGGCGCCTGCAGCGCGCGGGCAGCGGAGGGGCGGCTGGGACCGGGGCGCCGTCGTTAGCTGACAACGACGGCCGCcactcaccgccgccggcggacgaggaggagacgtCGTCGTCCCCAGGGGGAGGGCTGTACGGGTGCGCGCCGACGATGCTGAGGGCGTCCTCGCGTGCTGGCGCCGTGGGGCAATTCTACGgcggccgtggccgtggcggcggccggagcagGGCGACCGGGTGGGAGCTACTGCTGCGGCTCTTCCGGAAGCTCTTCGCCGTCGACaagtcgtcgccgccgccgtgccaacaccaccaccgccgccgccacgggaGCATCTACGTGCCATGA
- the LOC102720406 gene encoding protein disulfide isomerase-like 1-3, with protein sequence MDRVLSSPAMASSMAFPLLLLLLSSAWCAYSEAEAEAVLTLDAGNFTEVVEAHDFIVVEFYAPWCGHCKQLAPEYEEAAAVLRALEHDPPIVLAKVDASADGNKGLAAEHRVQGYPTVRILRGRGASSQEYSGPRDAAGIVAYLKRQAGPASVELTASPPPEEPIGADGVVVVGVFPELSGGEFESFMAVAEKMRADYEFRHTTDAGVLPRGDRTARGPLVRLFKPFDELFVDSQDFDRDALEKFVEVSGFPTVVTFDTSPINQKYLLKYFENAGTKAMLFLSFSDDRAEAFRSQFYEAAKQYGASNISFLIGDVTASQGAFQYFGLKESDVPLIFILASKSKYIKPAVEPEQILPWLKEFTDGTLAPHVKSEPIPEVNDQPVKTVVADNLREVVFNSGKNVLLEFYAPWCGHCQKLGPILDEVAVSLQDDEDVVIAKMDGTANDIPSDFAVEGYPSMYLYTSGGSLLSYDGGRTAEEIIGFITKNKGSKPGEVTGSGGTVEEEAAATPEPVKDEL encoded by the exons ATGGATCGCGTGCTCTCTTctccggcgatggcgagctCCATGGCGTTTccgcttctgctgctgctgctctcgtCGGCGTGGTGCGCTTACTCGgaagcggaggcggaggcggtgctgACGCTGGACGCCGGCAACTTcacggaggtggtggaggcgcACGACTTCATCGTCGTCGAGTTCTACGCCCCATG GTGTGGCCACTGCAAGCAGCTCGCTCCGGAGTacgaggaggccgccgccgtcctgcgCGCGCTCGAGCACGACCCGCCGATCGTCCTCGCCAAGGTCGACGCCAGCGCCGACGGGAACAagggcctcgccgccgagcaCCGCGTGCAGGGCTACCCCACCGTCAGGATCCTCCGGGGCCGCGGGGCCAGCTCGCAGGAGTACTCCGGCCCGAGGGACGCCGCCGGCATCGTCGCGTACCTCAAGAGACAGGCCGGCCCGGCCTCCGTCGAGctcaccgcctcgccgccgccggaggagcccatcggcgccgacggcgtggTCGTC GTCGGGGTTTTCCCGGAGCTTAGCGGCGGCGAGTTCGAGAGCTtcatggcggtggcggagaaGATGAGAGCCGACTACGAGTTCCGGCACACGACGGACGCCGGCGTCCTCCCGCGAGGTGACCGGACGGCGAGAGGCCCCCTCGTCCGTCTCTTCAAGCCCTTCGATGAGCTCTTCGTTGACTCGCAG gATTTTGATAGAGATGCACTGGAGAAGTTTGTCGAGGTTTCTGGTTTCCCTACAGTAGTAACCTTCGACACTAGTCCGATAAACCAGAAATACCTTCTGAAATACTTCGAGAATGCCGGCACCAAA GCAATGCTTTTCCTGAGCTTCAGTGATGACAGAGCAGAGGCCTTCAGATCTCAGTTCTACGAAGCTGCAAAGCAATATGGTGCAAGCAACATAAGTTTTCTAATCGGTGATGTCACTGCCTCTCAGGGTGCTTTTCAG TATTTTGGGCTCAAAGAGAGTGACGTGCCTCTTATTTTCATACTAGCATCGAAGTCGAAGTATATCAAGCCAGCTGTGGAGCCTGAGCAGATCTTGCCCTGGCTGAAGGAATTTACA GATGGCACATTGGCACCTCATGTCAAGTCAGAGCCAATTCCGGAGGTCAATGATCAGCCTGTTAAAACTGTTGTTGCTGACAATCTTCGCGAGGTGGTTTTCAACTCTGGCAAGAACG TTCTGCTTGAGTTCTATGCGCCGTGGTGCGGGCATTGTCAAAAGCTGGGCCCGATCTTGGACGAGGTTGCAGTTTCATTGCAAGATGATGAAGACGTCGTCATAGCAAAGATG GATGGCACTGCCAACGACATACCGTCAGATTTCGCGGTGGAGGGGTACCCAAGCATGTATTTGTACACATCTGGTGGGAGCCTCCTGTCCTACGACGGCGGTAGGACAGCTGAGGAGATCATCGGTTTCATCACCAAGAACAAGGGATCCAAGCCTGGGGAAGTCACTGGGAGCGGTGGAacggtggaggaggaagcaGCAGCTACGCCTGAACCTGTCAAAGATGAACTGTGA